A single Lactuca sativa cultivar Salinas chromosome 8, Lsat_Salinas_v11, whole genome shotgun sequence DNA region contains:
- the LOC111900777 gene encoding uncharacterized protein LOC111900777: protein MSSPTSTNSLASNLLLMARSTNCGVAFFLDICKGAKVSGHITGKSKPSSDDDEDWEAIDSRVKSWFYSTCEPNLLQIVSSDNCTAKDLWDKLDEFFLNNKMSRMLQLQDQFRNTKKGVSSITEYCHALKNIVDALADVDSTINEIEHVMQILHQLPPSYHSIMDVITNTKPFPSFLEAKNMLLLHESREENTDSTLDLGNSTTSALYSVSTQPGK from the coding sequence ATGTCGTCACCAACATCTACCAACAGTTTAGCTTCAAACTTACTGTTGATGGCTCGAAGTACAAATTGTGGCGTCGCATTTTTTTTGGATATTTGCAAAGGTGCTAAGGTCAGTGGCCACATTACAGGAAAATCTAAACCCAGCAGTGATGACGATGAAGATTGGGAGGCCATTGACTCACGGGTGAAATCTTGGTTCTACTCCACATGTGAACCGAACCTCCTTCAAATTGTCTCGAGTGATAATTGTACAGCAAAGGATTTATGGGACAAATTAGATGAGTTTTTCTTGAATAACAAGATGTCTCGTATGTTGCAACTTCAAGATCAATTTCGCAATACCAAGAAAGGTGTTTCTTCAATCACCGAATATTGTCATGCTCTCAAAAATATTGTCGATGCTCTTGCCGATGTCGACTCCACGATTAATGAAATTGAACATGTTATGCAAATCCTCCATCAATTGCCACCGTCATATCATAGCATCATGGATGTAATTACTAACACAAAACCATTCCCGTCCTTTTTGGAAGCTAAGAATATGCTCCTCTTACATGAATCCCGTGAAGAAAACACCGACTCTACACTTGACTTGGGAAATTCTACTACCTCGGCTTTATATTCCGTCTCAACTCAACCCGGAAAATAG
- the LOC111900753 gene encoding organelle RRM domain-containing protein 1, chloroplastic isoform X1, translating into MASSMAPALSSSLCSTPQKSSIIPFLPSFQTSISLQFNFKFRKPISKFKQKNTITLTAITCLKSGSKYAAEETNSSFAVTAPSLAESNGQRNWIVVVKAPPSQQAVSKPDVIDYYVKILERVLGSEKEAQGCIYNAFCDNHFSFCCDMDEETSQKLACLPEVLSIKPDPDFNSVQKGYSNEKTESNSFNKIFSPLFPSQSLKHWLVRVEMPASGVLTRAHLVDYYTQILTKVLGNEKDAQMCIYHISLHFDYGFCCELNDEYAKELSSVPGVISVRPDESFDSDDKDYRDYNIQDSSLTNQPTNIKTKKLFVTGLSFYTSEKTLRAAFEGFGELVEVKIIMDKISKRSKGFAFIEYTTEEAASAALKEMNGKIINGWMIVVDVAKTNPPKYSRGRPRPPQ; encoded by the exons ATGGCATCATCCATGGCGCCCGCTCTATCTTCGTCACTCTGCTCAACCCCTCAAAAATCATCAATCATCCCTTTCTTACCATCATTTCAGACGTCCATTTCCCTCCAATTTAACTTCAAATTCCGCAAACCCATATCCAAATTCAAGCAGAAGAACACCATCACCCTAACGGCAATAACCTGTTTGAAATCAGGAAGTAAATATGCAGCAGAAGAAACGAATTCAAGTTTCGCTGTCACTGCGCCATCTTTAGCCGAATCAAATGGTCAACGAAACTGGATTGTAGTAGTTAAGGCTCCTCCTTCCCAACAAGCTGTTTCTAAACCCGATGTTATTGATTATTATGTCAAAATTTTGGAGAGGGTTTTGGGCAG TGAGAAGGAGGCTCAAGGCTGCATATACAATGCTTTTTGCGACAACCATTTTAGTTTCTGCTGCGATATGGACGAAGAAACTTCCCAAAAGCTCGCAT GTTTGCCAGAGGTATTATCAATCAAACCCGATCCAGATTTTAACTCTGTACAAAAGGGTTATAGCAATGAAAAGACTGAATCGAATTCATTCAATAAAATCTTCTCTCCATTGTTTCCTTCTCAAAGCTTAAAGCATTGGCTTGTTCGTGTAGAGATGCCAGCATCAGGAGTCTTAACTAGGGCACACTTAGTTGATTATTATACTCAGATACTAACCAAAGTTTTGGgaaa TGAGAAGGATGCACAAATGTGTATATATCATATTTCCTTACACTTTGACTATGGATTCTGTTGTGAACTCAATGATGAGTATGCAAAGGAATTATCCA GTGTTCCTGGTGTTATATCTGTTAGACCAGATGAGTCTTTCGATTCAGATGATAAAGATTATAGAG ATTATAATATTCAAGATTCCTCGTTAACAAATCAACCAACAAATATCAAAACAAAGAAGCTTTTTGTAACTG GTCTGTCGTTCTATACATCTGAGAAAACTTTACGTGCGGCATTTGAAGGTTTTGGAGAGCTTGTTGAGG TTAAGATTATAATGGACAAGATCTCAAAAAGGTCAAAAGGTTTTGCATTTATTGAGTACACTACTGAGGAAGCTGCAAGTGCAGCTCTTAAAGAAATGAATGGCAAG ATTATAAATGGTTGGATGATAGTTGTTGATGTTGCCAAAACAAACCCACCAAAGTACAGCAGAGGGCGTCCTAGACCACCACAGTAA
- the LOC111900753 gene encoding organelle RRM domain-containing protein 1, chloroplastic isoform X2 yields MLLIIMSKFWRGFWAGGEKEAQGCIYNAFCDNHFSFCCDMDEETSQKLACLPEVLSIKPDPDFNSVQKGYSNEKTESNSFNKIFSPLFPSQSLKHWLVRVEMPASGVLTRAHLVDYYTQILTKVLGNEKDAQMCIYHISLHFDYGFCCELNDEYAKELSSVPGVISVRPDESFDSDDKDYRDYNIQDSSLTNQPTNIKTKKLFVTGLSFYTSEKTLRAAFEGFGELVEVKIIMDKISKRSKGFAFIEYTTEEAASAALKEMNGKIINGWMIVVDVAKTNPPKYSRGRPRPPQ; encoded by the exons ATGTTATTGATTATTATGTCAAAATTTTGGAGAGGGTTTTGGGCAGGTGG TGAGAAGGAGGCTCAAGGCTGCATATACAATGCTTTTTGCGACAACCATTTTAGTTTCTGCTGCGATATGGACGAAGAAACTTCCCAAAAGCTCGCAT GTTTGCCAGAGGTATTATCAATCAAACCCGATCCAGATTTTAACTCTGTACAAAAGGGTTATAGCAATGAAAAGACTGAATCGAATTCATTCAATAAAATCTTCTCTCCATTGTTTCCTTCTCAAAGCTTAAAGCATTGGCTTGTTCGTGTAGAGATGCCAGCATCAGGAGTCTTAACTAGGGCACACTTAGTTGATTATTATACTCAGATACTAACCAAAGTTTTGGgaaa TGAGAAGGATGCACAAATGTGTATATATCATATTTCCTTACACTTTGACTATGGATTCTGTTGTGAACTCAATGATGAGTATGCAAAGGAATTATCCA GTGTTCCTGGTGTTATATCTGTTAGACCAGATGAGTCTTTCGATTCAGATGATAAAGATTATAGAG ATTATAATATTCAAGATTCCTCGTTAACAAATCAACCAACAAATATCAAAACAAAGAAGCTTTTTGTAACTG GTCTGTCGTTCTATACATCTGAGAAAACTTTACGTGCGGCATTTGAAGGTTTTGGAGAGCTTGTTGAGG TTAAGATTATAATGGACAAGATCTCAAAAAGGTCAAAAGGTTTTGCATTTATTGAGTACACTACTGAGGAAGCTGCAAGTGCAGCTCTTAAAGAAATGAATGGCAAG ATTATAAATGGTTGGATGATAGTTGTTGATGTTGCCAAAACAAACCCACCAAAGTACAGCAGAGGGCGTCCTAGACCACCACAGTAA
- the LOC111900752 gene encoding GDSL esterase/lipase At5g03610, which produces MKKQALFMVFFFLLSSISDARFVVSKSTKVRNHKRQKLKLFVFGDSYADTGNWPKSYGGAWGKPYGITFPGTPSGRFSDGRVLTDYIAAILGTKSPITYRGWKSGEKKSMKYGMNFAYGGTGIFNTFVNQPNMTTQIDYFQHLVQQTHQDLHINSSTIALLSVAGNDYATYFTSNHTLKELPGLTKSIINQLVLNAKRIHELGVEKVVITTLQPLGCLPQFTSSESYQNCSNNANSIAKFHNQLLMESVKKLNNESDNHNTSPFVILDVYQAFLSALNLSAGGSKLLRPCCQGVTKEYLCGNVEKDTGIMKYNVCGNVSDSFFWDMIHPSQQGWHTVSSNLRSSLLQLL; this is translated from the exons ATGAAAAAGCAAGCATTATTTATGGTTTTCTTTTTCCTCTTGAGCTCCATTTCGGATGCAAGATTTGTAGTTAGCAAATCGACGAAAGTGAGGAATCACAAGCGCCAGAAATTAAAGCTGTTTGTGTTCGGAGACTCATACGCAGACACTGGAAACTGGCCAAAATCATACGGCGGTGCATGGGGGAAACCGTATGGTATCACTTTTCCGGGTACTCCCTCCGGCAGGTTTTCCGATGGCCGTGTACTCACTGATTACATTG CTGCAATTTTGGGTACGAAGTCTCCAATAACATATAGAGGGTGGAAATCTGGTGAGAAAAAATCAATGAAATATGGGATGAATTTTGCATATGGAGGGACAGGTATCTTCAATACATTCGTGAATCAACCAAACATGACCACCCAAATCGATTACTTTCAACACCTTGTTCAACAAACACATCAAGATTTGCATATAAATTCATCAACCATTGCACTACTTTCTGTAGCAGGCAATGACTATGCTACCTACTTCACATCAAATCACACCCTCAAg GAGTTGCCAGGGTTAACGAAATCAATAATCAACCAACTAGTTTTGAATGCGAAACGCATTCATGAGTTGGGAGTTGAAAAGGTAGTAATCACTACACTGCAACCACTCGGATGCTTGCCTCAGTTCACATCGTCTGAATCGTATCAGAACTGTAGCAACAATGCGAATTCTATAGCTAAGTTCCATAATCAACTGCTTATGGAAAGCGTGAAGAAGTTGAACAATGAGAGTGATAATCACAATACATCACCATTTGTGATCCTAGATGTCTACCAAGCTTTCTTGTCTGCTCTAAATTTATCCGCTG GGGGTTCAAAGTTACTAAGACCGTGTTGCCAAGGTGTCACTAAAGAATACTTATGTGGAAATGTCGAAAAGGATACGGGGATAATGAAATATAATGTTTGTGGAAACGTTAGCGACTCGTTTTTCTGGGATATGATACACCCTTCGCAGCAAGGGTGGCATACAGTTTCTTCAAATTTACGCTCTTCTCTTCTCCAACTTCTTTAA